The Streptomyces sp. NBC_00691 genome has a segment encoding these proteins:
- a CDS encoding LacI family DNA-binding transcriptional regulator, translating into MTAAGKHQVSRAQTRGSRQGRAGIRDVAAAAGVSITTVSDALNGKGRLPDATRRHVREVADRLGYRPSAAARTLRTGKSGLIGLTVTTYGDEPFTFTEFAYFAEMARAATSAALARGYALVILPATSRHDVWSNVALDGTVVIDPSDHDPVVTELVRQGLPVVSDGRPAGTLPVTAWVDNDHEAAVLDLLDHLADAGARRIGLLTGTTTDTYTRLSTTAYLNWCERVGQDPVYEAYPAHDPCAGAVAADRLLARPDRPDAVYGLFDPNGTDLLAAARRYGLRVPDDLLLVCCSESTVYATTEPPITTLSLKPRRIGTAVVQLLIDAIEGIDTDGPVEQVIPTELIVRTSSQRRSPRTTVSPPRSPAKD; encoded by the coding sequence ATGACAGCAGCAGGGAAGCACCAGGTGAGCCGGGCACAGACCCGGGGAAGCCGGCAGGGCCGGGCAGGCATCCGGGACGTGGCCGCCGCCGCCGGGGTCTCCATCACGACTGTCTCCGACGCGCTCAACGGCAAGGGCCGACTCCCCGACGCCACCCGCCGTCACGTGCGCGAGGTCGCCGACCGGCTGGGCTACCGCCCGTCCGCGGCGGCCCGCACGCTCCGCACCGGGAAGTCGGGACTCATCGGCCTGACCGTGACCACGTACGGGGATGAACCTTTCACCTTCACCGAATTCGCGTACTTCGCGGAGATGGCCAGAGCAGCCACATCGGCGGCGCTCGCGCGGGGCTACGCCCTGGTCATCCTCCCCGCGACCTCCCGCCATGACGTCTGGTCGAACGTCGCCCTCGACGGCACCGTCGTCATCGACCCCTCCGACCATGACCCGGTCGTCACCGAACTGGTCCGGCAGGGCCTCCCCGTCGTCTCCGACGGACGCCCCGCCGGCACCCTTCCGGTCACGGCCTGGGTCGACAACGACCACGAAGCCGCCGTCCTCGATCTGCTCGACCACCTCGCCGACGCCGGCGCCCGCCGGATCGGTCTCCTCACCGGAACCACCACCGACACCTACACCCGCCTGTCCACCACCGCGTACCTCAACTGGTGCGAGCGGGTGGGCCAGGACCCCGTCTACGAGGCCTATCCGGCGCACGACCCGTGCGCGGGCGCCGTCGCGGCCGACCGGCTGCTCGCCCGACCGGACCGGCCCGACGCCGTGTACGGCCTCTTCGACCCCAACGGAACCGACCTCCTCGCGGCCGCGCGCCGCTACGGGCTGCGTGTCCCGGACGACCTGCTGCTGGTCTGCTGCAGCGAGTCGACCGTGTACGCCACCACCGAACCGCCCATCACGACGCTCTCGCTCAAGCCGCGCCGGATCGGCACGGCCGTCGTCCAGCTCCTGATCGACGCCATCGAAGGGATCGACACCGACGGCCCGGTCGAGCAGGTGATACCGACCGAACTCATCGTCCGCACCTCCTCACAGCGCCGTTCACCGCGCACCACCGTCAGCCCGCCGCGCTCACCCGCGAAGGACTGA